From Salinirubellus salinus, the proteins below share one genomic window:
- a CDS encoding type II/IV secretion system ATPase subunit: MEGKVPTVPPPEPPAEGWYAPRVLDQRAVHAGVVTTIRDGPDGFVYETRTPGLTAAGERARALVDDYLASAELRRPRTREGVRERMDRGFEPKYGRAIDRLTDCSPSARRRVEYHALADHRCLGRVTPHALDETIEVADSDGGETTVHTTDFAPCRTAVDPPEAYLDRFAGERLARYEVSFEGFSVPVVVYRSNVLGGDPFAVRYAVLEPDLLPGDDRLLAECKERIWEASADDVLGTGDRATFVRERAEDLLSRRLTARNAGAWLESTRHRVRAALAEHGLALPPVDSRYARDRLDDLVYYVLRDFVGYGQLTVPIRDPNLEDVEANRVGERVKVIPRSDVHDGRVPTNLTFEDETTFVNLVTQLAAEDGVELNASTPSAKVNLDPPGVDETIRCAVALPVVSEGGPHISIRKQAPDAMTPVDLVQRDALPTELVTLLWMLYESRGVVLFSGPTGVGKTTLMNAHMPFVPFSDRPVSIDEGSREVRLPHETGVSLTTRDHEDAHKRVSMADLMTEANYLNPDVEVIAEVNTPASFRTFAESLNTGHGLVGTTHAEDVEKLVNRVVEQGLPAYLLREIDLVVFPRHVDGERYVGEAVELLSEREFERLEHHADGERAGRIEKDGTVVCWNRVCRRERGAGRADDGFRFAYDHPDLGASTESVRTLAFERLAGRTDRSPEAVRREFRRKHGYVEYLVRDGRTDFDDLFGFLADLRTEEAATVERVHRRGVAADGGASSTEEGGPDGD; this comes from the coding sequence ATGGAAGGAAAAGTGCCGACGGTGCCGCCGCCGGAACCGCCGGCCGAGGGGTGGTACGCGCCGCGAGTGCTCGACCAGCGGGCCGTCCACGCGGGCGTCGTGACGACGATACGGGACGGCCCGGACGGGTTCGTCTACGAGACACGCACGCCCGGGCTGACGGCCGCCGGCGAGCGGGCACGGGCGCTGGTGGACGACTACCTCGCGAGCGCGGAGTTGCGCCGACCCCGAACGCGGGAGGGCGTCCGCGAGCGGATGGACCGCGGGTTCGAGCCGAAGTACGGGCGGGCCATCGACCGCCTGACCGACTGCTCGCCCAGCGCTCGCCGGCGGGTCGAGTACCACGCGCTGGCCGACCACCGGTGTCTCGGACGGGTGACGCCACACGCGCTGGACGAGACCATCGAGGTCGCCGACAGTGATGGGGGTGAGACGACCGTCCACACCACCGACTTCGCGCCCTGTCGGACCGCGGTGGACCCACCAGAAGCCTACCTCGACCGCTTCGCCGGCGAACGGCTGGCCCGCTACGAGGTGTCGTTCGAGGGGTTCTCGGTCCCCGTGGTGGTCTACCGCTCGAACGTGCTCGGCGGCGACCCGTTCGCCGTCAGGTACGCGGTGCTCGAACCCGACCTCCTCCCGGGGGACGACCGACTGCTCGCCGAGTGCAAGGAGCGCATCTGGGAGGCCAGCGCCGACGACGTGCTGGGGACCGGCGACCGGGCCACGTTCGTCCGCGAACGGGCCGAGGACCTGCTCTCGCGGCGACTCACGGCACGGAACGCGGGAGCATGGCTGGAGTCGACCCGCCACCGGGTGCGCGCGGCGCTCGCGGAACACGGCCTCGCGTTACCGCCGGTCGACTCGCGCTACGCCCGCGACCGGCTGGACGACCTCGTCTACTACGTTCTCCGTGACTTCGTGGGGTACGGCCAGCTCACCGTCCCCATCCGGGACCCGAACCTCGAAGACGTGGAGGCAAACCGCGTCGGCGAGCGGGTGAAGGTCATCCCCCGGAGCGACGTCCACGACGGGCGCGTCCCGACCAACCTCACGTTCGAGGACGAGACCACCTTCGTCAACCTCGTCACGCAGCTGGCGGCCGAGGACGGCGTCGAGTTGAACGCCTCGACGCCCTCCGCCAAGGTGAACCTCGACCCGCCGGGCGTCGACGAGACCATCCGGTGTGCCGTCGCCCTGCCCGTCGTCAGCGAGGGGGGCCCGCACATCTCCATCCGCAAGCAGGCGCCCGACGCGATGACGCCGGTCGACCTCGTCCAGCGTGACGCGCTGCCGACCGAACTCGTGACGCTCCTCTGGATGCTCTACGAGTCCCGCGGCGTGGTGCTGTTCTCCGGACCGACCGGGGTGGGGAAGACCACGCTGATGAACGCCCACATGCCGTTCGTCCCGTTCTCGGACCGGCCCGTCTCCATCGACGAGGGGAGCCGCGAGGTCCGCCTCCCACACGAGACGGGCGTCTCGCTCACCACGCGAGACCACGAGGACGCACACAAGCGGGTGTCGATGGCCGACCTGATGACCGAGGCAAACTACCTGAACCCGGACGTGGAGGTCATCGCGGAGGTGAACACGCCCGCCTCCTTCCGGACGTTCGCGGAGTCGCTGAACACGGGCCACGGTCTCGTCGGCACCACCCACGCCGAGGACGTCGAGAAACTCGTGAACCGGGTGGTCGAACAGGGCCTCCCGGCGTACCTCCTGCGGGAGATCGACCTCGTCGTCTTCCCGCGGCACGTCGACGGCGAGCGCTACGTCGGCGAGGCCGTCGAACTGCTCTCGGAGCGTGAGTTCGAGCGACTCGAGCACCACGCCGACGGCGAGCGCGCCGGCCGCATCGAGAAGGACGGGACCGTCGTCTGCTGGAACCGGGTCTGTCGGCGCGAGCGTGGGGCCGGACGGGCGGACGACGGGTTCCGCTTCGCCTACGACCACCCGGACCTCGGCGCGAGCACGGAGTCCGTCCGGACCCTCGCGTTCGAGCGACTCGCCGGGCGCACCGACCGCTCGCCCGAGGCGGTCCGCCGGGAGTTCCGTCGGAAACACGGCTACGTCGAGTACCTCGTCCGCGACGGCCGCACGGACTTCGACGACCTGTTCGGCTTCCTCGCGGATCTCCGGACCGAGGAGGCGGCGACGGTCGAGCGAGTCCACCGTCGGGGGGTCGCCGCGGACGGTGGTGCGTCCAGCACGGAGGAAGGAGGTCCGGATGGCGACTGA
- a CDS encoding DUF7263 family protein, with translation MSVPGPATAPDPGRAQANLPAVAVALLLLTATTGLALTLADGAFAAADRDPADRRAATALADRMVAADGPLTRRANVLDADAVSPLPAARLDSRFPVVEGHALRVRLGDRTLLERGRPSGGATVRRVVLVAEEQSVTVTPRLTGNVTTLPRRTDRVRLKIDPPAAATVRTVRANDRVVLHDPDGLTGTYDVDVSRFETVRLTFGTTGPLPPGSVELTYYPTRTTKATLAVTVDA, from the coding sequence GTGAGTGTACCCGGACCCGCCACGGCGCCCGACCCCGGTCGGGCGCAGGCGAACCTCCCGGCCGTCGCCGTCGCGTTGCTCCTGCTGACGGCGACGACGGGCCTCGCGCTGACGCTCGCCGACGGCGCGTTCGCCGCCGCGGACCGCGACCCGGCCGACCGGCGCGCGGCGACGGCGCTGGCCGACCGGATGGTGGCGGCCGACGGACCGCTCACGCGACGCGCGAACGTCCTGGACGCCGACGCCGTCTCGCCGCTTCCGGCCGCCCGCCTCGACTCACGGTTCCCGGTCGTCGAGGGACACGCGCTCCGGGTCCGGCTGGGTGACCGGACGCTCCTCGAACGAGGTCGGCCGAGCGGCGGCGCCACGGTCCGTCGGGTCGTCCTCGTCGCCGAGGAGCAGTCGGTGACGGTCACCCCACGCCTGACCGGGAACGTGACCACGCTCCCCCGACGGACCGACCGGGTTCGACTCAAGATCGACCCCCCGGCGGCCGCGACGGTCCGCACCGTCCGGGCGAACGACCGCGTCGTCCTCCACGACCCCGACGGACTCACGGGGACGTACGACGTGGACGTCTCGCGGTTCGAGACGGTCCGCCTCACGTTCGGGACGACGGGACCGCTCCCACCGGGCAGCGTCGAACTCACCTACTACCCCACGCGGACGACGAAGGCCACACTGGCGGTGACCGTGGATGCGTGA
- a CDS encoding phosphoenolpyruvate hydrolase family protein: MKYTREESRARLRATVEAGEPIIGAGAGTGISAKFAERGGVDLLIIYNSGRYRMNGRGSLAGLLPYGDANEIVLEMGQEVLPVVEDTPVLAGVNGTDPFRDMSVFVEDLRRRGFSGVQNFPTVGLIDEDSGFRQNLEETGMGYDREVEMIGEASDQGMLTCPYVFSEQDAREMTEAGADVVVSHMGLTTSGDIGAETALDLEAAAERVQAHCDAAKSVDEDVMVICHGGPIAWPDDAEYVLNNTEDVVGFFGASSIERLPTETAIEEQAREFKEVEF, encoded by the coding sequence ATGAAGTACACACGGGAGGAGTCACGAGCGCGACTCCGAGCGACGGTCGAGGCGGGCGAACCGATCATCGGGGCGGGCGCTGGGACGGGCATCTCGGCGAAGTTCGCCGAGCGCGGCGGCGTCGACCTGCTCATCATCTACAACTCGGGGCGGTACCGGATGAACGGCCGGGGGTCGCTGGCCGGTCTGCTGCCGTACGGCGACGCCAACGAGATCGTCCTCGAGATGGGACAGGAGGTGCTCCCGGTGGTCGAGGATACCCCGGTCCTCGCCGGCGTCAACGGCACCGACCCGTTCCGGGACATGAGCGTGTTCGTCGAGGACCTTCGCCGGAGGGGGTTCTCGGGCGTGCAGAACTTCCCGACGGTGGGGCTCATCGACGAGGACTCGGGGTTCCGCCAGAACCTCGAGGAGACGGGGATGGGCTACGACAGGGAGGTCGAGATGATCGGGGAGGCGAGCGACCAGGGGATGCTCACCTGTCCGTACGTCTTCAGCGAGCAGGACGCCCGCGAGATGACCGAGGCGGGCGCGGACGTCGTGGTCTCGCACATGGGGCTGACCACCTCCGGCGACATCGGCGCGGAGACGGCGCTGGACCTCGAGGCGGCCGCCGAGCGGGTGCAGGCCCACTGCGACGCGGCGAAGTCGGTCGACGAGGACGTGATGGTCATCTGCCACGGCGGGCCGATCGCGTGGCCCGACGACGCAGAGTACGTCCTCAACAACACCGAGGACGTGGTCGGGTTCTTCGGCGCGTCGAGCATCGAGCGTCTCCCCACCGAGACGGCCATCGAGGAGCAGGCCCGCGAGTTCAAGGAGGTGGAGTTCTGA
- a CDS encoding DUF7266 family protein, translating into MQVPRDDRAVSPVVGKALEAALVVLYLGLVTTTLYGGVVPDYRATAGAEVGDRTLAAAATELERAVPPPAESVVVEVRVDLPRTIAGDRYAVRADAEALVLDHPDPAVGGRTPLSLPDHVVGVRGAWESTADPVVSVRSVEAGVEVVLA; encoded by the coding sequence ATGCAGGTTCCGCGCGACGACCGGGCGGTCAGTCCGGTCGTCGGGAAGGCACTCGAGGCCGCGCTGGTCGTCCTCTACCTCGGGCTGGTGACGACGACGCTCTACGGCGGTGTCGTCCCGGATTACCGCGCGACGGCGGGGGCAGAGGTAGGTGACCGGACGCTCGCCGCGGCGGCGACGGAGCTGGAGCGAGCGGTCCCACCGCCGGCCGAGTCCGTCGTCGTCGAGGTTCGCGTCGACCTCCCCCGGACCATCGCGGGGGACCGCTACGCCGTCCGGGCCGACGCGGAGGCGCTCGTCCTCGACCACCCGGACCCCGCGGTCGGTGGCCGGACGCCGCTCTCGCTCCCCGACCACGTGGTCGGGGTCCGGGGAGCGTGGGAGAGCACCGCCGACCCCGTGGTCAGCGTTCGGAGCGTCGAGGCGGGCGTGGAGGTGGTGCTGGCGTGA
- a CDS encoding DUF7289 family protein gives MTGRDGHRAQANVVGVALLLGVAVVSLGTLTAAVGTVVEDHTARTDTARVATDLDAALGPVTTTGRNRGRVSFAEGTLRTVERDLRVLDGDGVVERVRVGALVYERPGGGRVAFLGGALVSGRGRTASLVTPLPMTASRGSAEGDSEDGDDGDGGGDAGVLVVGAARLGPTAASVSGGGTVTLRTDVRHHRTDLGTGAYRVAVETRTPVPLAESFRERGATVTTRDLDGDGLPSVVASFDGERRAYLVVHDLSLEVDG, from the coding sequence ATGACCGGGCGCGACGGCCACCGCGCGCAGGCCAACGTCGTCGGCGTGGCCCTCCTCCTGGGCGTCGCCGTCGTCTCGCTCGGGACACTCACGGCGGCCGTCGGCACCGTCGTCGAGGACCACACCGCCCGGACCGACACGGCCCGTGTCGCGACCGACCTCGACGCGGCGCTGGGCCCCGTGACGACGACCGGCCGCAACCGTGGCCGGGTCTCCTTCGCCGAGGGGACGCTCCGGACCGTCGAGCGTGACCTCCGCGTCCTCGACGGCGACGGCGTCGTCGAACGCGTCCGGGTGGGAGCGCTGGTGTACGAACGACCGGGCGGCGGCCGCGTGGCGTTCCTCGGCGGCGCACTCGTCTCCGGCCGGGGGCGGACGGCGAGCCTCGTCACGCCGCTCCCGATGACCGCGTCGCGGGGCAGCGCGGAAGGAGACAGTGAGGACGGCGACGACGGGGATGGTGGGGGTGACGCTGGCGTCCTCGTCGTCGGTGCGGCCCGCCTCGGCCCGACGGCCGCGAGCGTCTCCGGCGGCGGCACCGTCACGCTCCGGACCGACGTACGTCACCATCGGACCGACCTCGGGACGGGCGCATACCGGGTCGCCGTCGAGACGCGGACCCCGGTCCCGCTGGCCGAGTCGTTCCGCGAGCGGGGCGCGACCGTCACCACCCGCGACCTCGACGGCGACGGCCTCCCGAGCGTCGTCGCGTCGTTCGACGGCGAGCGCCGGGCCTACCTCGTCGTCCACGACCTCTCGCTGGAGGTGGACGGCTGA
- a CDS encoding DUF7262 family protein, giving the protein MRDRDRGQLSLSVAEAAVGVVLVLAVAVGFAFGLPQPDTRDAQLETYAEDAVTVLAGEAPRHQGATRLSEVAWSPGAFERESGALERRVDRILPDNLLYRVTTPHGSVGFRKPAGVAVGKASVTTQHGPVTVRVWYG; this is encoded by the coding sequence ATGCGTGACCGCGACAGAGGCCAGCTCTCGCTCTCGGTGGCCGAGGCCGCGGTCGGCGTCGTGCTCGTGCTGGCCGTCGCGGTGGGGTTCGCGTTCGGCCTCCCACAGCCCGACACCCGCGACGCGCAACTGGAGACGTACGCCGAGGACGCGGTGACGGTGCTCGCCGGGGAGGCGCCGCGTCACCAGGGTGCCACCCGGCTCTCGGAAGTCGCCTGGTCGCCCGGGGCGTTCGAGCGCGAGTCCGGAGCACTGGAGCGGCGAGTGGACCGCATCCTCCCCGACAACCTGCTGTATCGGGTGACGACACCACACGGGAGCGTCGGCTTCCGCAAGCCGGCAGGCGTGGCGGTTGGGAAGGCGAGCGTGACGACCCAGCACGGGCCGGTGACCGTGCGGGTCTGGTACGGTTGA
- a CDS encoding cupin domain-containing protein codes for MPAERDSEYVVEPDDVESQLFDWGALKWMSTPSVTGGERFSAGVVKLEPGKGHERHTHPESDEILYVVRGEGEQEVADETHAIETGDMVFVPEGVEHGTVNTGWEPLVLLAVYAPPGPEDVLRDLPECEIVPAGKLPTQENVDREAK; via the coding sequence ATGCCCGCCGAGCGCGACTCGGAGTACGTCGTCGAACCGGACGACGTGGAGAGCCAGCTGTTCGACTGGGGGGCGCTGAAGTGGATGAGCACGCCGAGCGTGACGGGCGGCGAGCGGTTCAGCGCCGGTGTCGTGAAACTGGAGCCGGGCAAGGGCCACGAACGACACACCCACCCGGAGAGCGACGAGATACTCTACGTGGTCCGGGGCGAGGGCGAGCAGGAGGTGGCCGACGAGACACACGCCATCGAGACGGGCGACATGGTGTTCGTCCCCGAGGGGGTCGAACACGGCACGGTCAACACGGGGTGGGAGCCGCTGGTGTTGCTGGCGGTGTACGCCCCACCCGGTCCGGAGGACGTGTTACGTGACCTGCCCGAGTGTGAGATCGTCCCGGCCGGGAAGCTCCCGACCCAGGAGAACGTGGACAGGGAGGCGAAGTGA
- a CDS encoding type II secretion system F family protein: MATETDRSRSRAGPSGGLAALDRSLYALFSRHADRSRHETDRRRYREAALSLGFDRYLARVYGVSWLVGLLSGVAVAVLALALPAEVTATVARFAHDGLPVLNRVDLPSAPRRPVAVVTGLLAFATAKHLVVRTGGRYLAWRASARRAGIERSLPGAVRYCRALATGSDDRRAMLRKVAERDAYGETAVAFRRVLNTAALTGSLNEGLRRTARDTPSRGVLSPFLLKFREHGSRGSDALEGYLSMESRMLSHRQERERQRAGDFLELLAELFVVLLVLPALLVVIVTVLSVLAPRLGRPIPTPLGTTTARALLVYASAGFVLAVGAGAALLVEQLRPPGQRSPSYDRPGGLGTLRAATANPASAALVCLPVAAGVAALGWWLDYHPANVLVVGYVAYGLPVGLVAVQRARRDDAKDREMRDFVHAVAGHVGLGIPFGEAVEKVATGSDLGPLEADVADLAVNLGLVTGPDDRDVRAAALERFVDRVGTPLAEQTVGLVTGALDVGADADAAFETLQAEIGRLYHERKALRSAMLVYVAVGWTTALLVVGIVVAVNLHVLDGFAQLSAVAESSRSIAIAPDAVQPERDRFRFYLVTQATMLACGWFAGTASRGRYEALLHSAALALVCYVVFAGAGMI, encoded by the coding sequence ATGGCGACTGAGACGGACCGGTCCCGGTCACGCGCCGGCCCGAGCGGTGGGCTCGCAGCCCTCGACCGGAGTCTCTACGCGCTGTTCTCCCGGCACGCCGACCGGTCGCGTCACGAGACCGACCGGCGGCGCTACCGCGAGGCCGCGCTCTCGCTCGGGTTCGACCGCTACCTCGCCCGCGTCTACGGGGTGTCGTGGCTCGTGGGACTGCTCTCGGGCGTCGCCGTCGCGGTGCTGGCGCTCGCGCTCCCGGCAGAGGTGACGGCGACCGTCGCCAGGTTCGCCCACGACGGACTGCCCGTCCTCAACCGCGTCGACCTCCCGTCGGCCCCACGGCGCCCGGTCGCGGTCGTGACCGGTCTCCTCGCGTTCGCGACCGCGAAACATCTCGTGGTCCGGACAGGTGGGCGCTACCTCGCGTGGCGAGCGAGTGCGCGCCGGGCGGGCATCGAGCGGTCGCTCCCCGGCGCGGTCAGGTACTGCCGCGCGCTGGCGACGGGGAGCGACGACCGACGGGCGATGCTCCGGAAGGTGGCCGAACGCGACGCCTACGGCGAGACGGCCGTCGCCTTCCGGCGCGTCCTCAACACGGCCGCGCTCACCGGCAGCCTGAACGAGGGGTTGCGACGGACCGCCCGTGACACCCCCTCCCGTGGCGTGCTCTCGCCGTTCCTGCTCAAGTTCCGCGAACACGGCAGTCGCGGCTCGGACGCGCTGGAGGGTTACCTCAGCATGGAGTCGCGGATGCTGAGCCACAGACAGGAGCGCGAGCGACAGCGTGCGGGCGACTTCCTCGAACTCCTCGCGGAACTGTTCGTCGTCCTGCTGGTCCTCCCCGCGCTGCTGGTAGTCATCGTCACCGTCCTCTCCGTGCTGGCGCCCAGACTGGGTCGCCCGATACCGACCCCACTCGGGACGACCACGGCCCGCGCGCTCCTCGTCTACGCCAGCGCCGGGTTCGTCCTCGCCGTCGGGGCTGGTGCGGCACTGCTCGTCGAGCAGCTCCGTCCGCCCGGACAGCGGTCGCCGTCGTACGACCGGCCGGGAGGCCTCGGGACGCTCCGTGCGGCCACGGCGAACCCGGCCAGTGCCGCACTCGTCTGTCTTCCCGTCGCGGCAGGCGTCGCGGCCCTCGGCTGGTGGCTCGACTACCACCCCGCGAACGTCCTCGTCGTCGGCTACGTCGCCTACGGCCTCCCGGTCGGCCTCGTCGCCGTGCAGCGGGCGAGACGCGACGACGCGAAGGACCGGGAGATGCGTGACTTCGTCCACGCCGTCGCCGGGCACGTCGGCCTCGGGATACCGTTCGGTGAGGCGGTCGAGAAGGTGGCGACGGGGAGCGACCTCGGCCCGCTCGAGGCGGACGTGGCCGACCTCGCGGTCAACCTCGGCCTCGTCACCGGACCGGACGACCGGGACGTCCGGGCGGCCGCGTTGGAACGGTTCGTCGACCGCGTCGGGACCCCGCTGGCCGAGCAGACCGTCGGTCTCGTCACAGGCGCGCTCGACGTGGGTGCGGACGCGGACGCCGCGTTCGAGACACTGCAAGCGGAGATCGGTCGGCTCTACCACGAACGCAAGGCGCTCCGCTCGGCCATGCTGGTCTACGTCGCCGTCGGGTGGACCACCGCGCTCCTCGTCGTCGGCATCGTCGTCGCGGTGAACCTCCACGTCCTCGACGGCTTCGCGCAGCTCTCGGCCGTCGCCGAGTCGAGTCGCTCCATCGCCATCGCGCCCGACGCGGTCCAGCCCGAACGTGACCGGTTCCGGTTCTACCTCGTCACGCAGGCGACGATGCTGGCCTGCGGCTGGTTCGCGGGTACGGCCTCACGAGGGCGCTACGAGGCGTTGCTCCACTCCGCGGCGCTGGCGCTCGTCTGTTACGTCGTCTTCGCGGGGGCGGGGATGATATGA